TTTCCTTTCCGTGACGGCCCTCGAGCCGTGATCGAGCGTCGCCGGGCGCATGTGCGCACGGCGATATCGACTCCGCGTGCGCGGCGCACGCGTGTCCGGGTGATGGGGATGCCGGGAGTCAGGAATCGGCGGCAGCGCTGCGGGGTGCCACAGGCTCGCTTGCCCAGCTGGCCAGCAGCCGCAGGCGCTCCTCGCTGGGGGAGCCGGTCGGGGCGGAGTAGACCAGCATCGACAGGCCCGGGTCGGCGACCGGGGTGAAGATCTCGAATTGCAGCTCAAGGTCACCGGCGATGTGGTGGTGGATCCGTTTCCTGCCGGTGCTGCGTTCGTGGACGCGGTGCTCGGACCACCACGCCGGGAATTCCGGTGAGCGCACCATCAGCTCGCCGATCAGGTTGGCGATGCGCTGGTTGCGGGGCTGGTCGGCGGCGGCCAGCCGGAGCACGCGGACGTGGTCGCGGGCCACGTGCTCCCAGTCGCGCCAGACCAGGCGCGCGCGGGGGTCCAGCAGCGTCCAGCGGACCATGTCGCGCTCCCGGCGGGGCAGTGCGGCGATATCGGGGAACAGCAGTGCCCACAGGGCGTTCCCGGCGACGATCTCGAGGTTGCCGTCGCGGACGTAGGCAGGGCACAGGTGCATCGACTCCAGCACCTGCCGCATCGCCGGCCGCAGTCGCGCCGAGTGCTCGCCGCGGTCCCGGATCCCGGTTGCGGTGCCGGCGAGGGTGAACAGGTGCCGCCGCTCGACGTCGTCCAGCCGCAAGGCGTCGGAGAGAGCGAGCAGCACCTGCTCGGAGGGCTGTCCGGCGCGGCCCTGTTCAAGCCGGGTGTAGTACTCGGCGCTCACCCCGGCCAGCCGGGCGACCTCGCCGCGCCGCAGGCCTGCGACGCGGCGAGCGAC
This portion of the Saccharopolyspora antimicrobica genome encodes:
- a CDS encoding helix-turn-helix transcriptional regulator; translation: MANKELGNFLRARRAGLTPEEIGLPVEFGVARRVAGLRRGEVARLAGVSAEYYTRLEQGRAGQPSEQVLLALSDALRLDDVERRHLFTLAGTATGIRDRGEHSARLRPAMRQVLESMHLCPAYVRDGNLEIVAGNALWALLFPDIAALPRRERDMVRWTLLDPRARLVWRDWEHVARDHVRVLRLAAADQPRNQRIANLIGELMVRSPEFPAWWSEHRVHERSTGRKRIHHHIAGDLELQFEIFTPVADPGLSMLVYSAPTGSPSEERLRLLASWASEPVAPRSAAADS